Part of the bacterium genome, TTTCCTTTGTCTTCAATACGCCCAACCGGTACAGCAAACCTGGATATCTAAAGTTGGGATGGAAGGAGGTAACCCGGATCCCATTGTGGATCCGTCCGCTTAAACCTCTTCGTATTGCATGGAGCTTCTTGCAAAAAAAAGAACCGCCTGTTTTAAAGAATGAATCCAGTTCCATTAGCCATGTTTTGCAAAGTTCTGATTGGGAAGAATGCTTGAACAATTTCTCTTCTGAATCACGCCTGCACACAATTCGAACCGGAGACTACCTGCAGTGGCGATACGCTGAAATTCCGGGATTTGTCTACCATGCCAGATGCCGGTCAGAAAAAAATTCCTCCGCGTTAATCATTTTTCGCCATAGACAACGAAGGGGATTGCAAGAGTTAAGCATCAGCGAGCTGCTTGCTTCTCCAGATGGAGCAGAGCTTGGAAAGGATTTGTTGGAGGAAACAGTGCGCGCTTCCGGAGCAGACTACGCAGCCGCCATTGCTGCCAATGGAACCGTTGAGCAGACGCTTTTTAGAAAGTCCCACTTTCTGCCCCTAGGCAAAAGGGGGCCGTCATTCACCGTAAGGCAATTGGAGAATCCTGTACCTGGAATTGACATTCTTGATTGGTCCAATTGGAGATGCTCCATAGGCGACCTGGAACTTTTTTAACTGTTGGTCACTACGAAACGAGATTCGAATCATCCCCGGCTGGTTTACATCGTCACTCACCCAATGACCGCTCGTTACCTGTTATGCGGACAATTGTCATTCATGCAAAACAACCAGATGGAGACCATCTTGATTACTTCTCCTGGAAGCGATTTAGAAACGGTGGCCGAGCGTGAAGGTGTTTCCGTTCTGCCCGTTTCCATGGAAAGAGAAATTCATTTATGGAAAGACTGCGCTGCTCTTTTCCGACTTTATTCGCTTCTTAGAAATTTGAAACCCGATATTGTAAATGCAGGCACACCAAAAGCAGGATTGCTGGGAATGATTGCGGCCTTGATGGCAAGGGTTCCTTTGCGGATTTATACGTTACGGGGTCTTCGTTTGGAAACAAAGGATGGATTGGCCCGATTTGTCTTAAGCCTCACGGAAAAAATCGCCGCGGCTTGCGCCCACCGAGTCATCTGCGTAAGCAGGAGCCTGAGAGCCAGATATCTCGAACTGGATCTCACACAGGAGAGTAAAACTGTCGTTCTTGGCGCCGGTTCTTCTAATGGAGTAGATGTCGAACGATTCACTGTTGCAAAAAAATCCGGAGAAAATGAAGCATTGAGAGACGCTCTTGGGATTCCGCTGGATGCGCCTGTGGTTGGTTTCGTAGGCCGCCTGACACATGATAAAGGAATCGTAGAGCTTATGAATGGGTTTGAGCTTCTTCTTCAGTGGATTCCAAATGTGCGGCTAGTCGTCCTGGGTGATTTCGAAAAAGGAGATCCTGTTGATGACAACCTGATTTTAGAGTTGAACAAACATCCGCAAATCATATTTCCTGGATTCGTAGAAGATACTGCATCTTATTATTCTCTCATGGACGTGCTTGCGTTTCCTTCT contains:
- a CDS encoding GNAT family N-acetyltransferase, which codes for MSTNYIVRSITPDDYEEITRLLEIGLGKSDVPRTREFWEWKHVRNPFGISTGIAAEQEGKIIGLRVLMRWMWAAAGKNYQAVRAVDTVTHPEWRGKGIFSRLTSNLLEEMQKNGVSFVFNTPNRYSKPGYLKLGWKEVTRIPLWIRPLKPLRIAWSFLQKKEPPVLKNESSSISHVLQSSDWEECLNNFSSESRLHTIRTGDYLQWRYAEIPGFVYHARCRSEKNSSALIIFRHRQRRGLQELSISELLASPDGAELGKDLLEETVRASGADYAAAIAANGTVEQTLFRKSHFLPLGKRGPSFTVRQLENPVPGIDILDWSNWRCSIGDLELF
- a CDS encoding glycosyltransferase family 4 protein codes for the protein MQNNQMETILITSPGSDLETVAEREGVSVLPVSMEREIHLWKDCAALFRLYSLLRNLKPDIVNAGTPKAGLLGMIAALMARVPLRIYTLRGLRLETKDGLARFVLSLTEKIAAACAHRVICVSRSLRARYLELDLTQESKTVVLGAGSSNGVDVERFTVAKKSGENEALRDALGIPLDAPVVGFVGRLTHDKGIVELMNGFELLLQWIPNVRLVVLGDFEKGDPVDDNLILELNKHPQIIFPGFVEDTASYYSLMDVLAFPSHREGFPNAPLEAGASGVPTVGFKVTGTQDAVEDGNTGRLIDPFNVKDFAEALAVYLTDEELRIVHGRAAQQRVMQHFQQEKVWNALHQEYTNLIHRGEHPLN